In Setaria italica strain Yugu1 chromosome IX, Setaria_italica_v2.0, whole genome shotgun sequence, the genomic stretch CCTCACAATGATGTGTCTAGCTGTGATGACGACATTGCAGGGATTGCTGGTGTGGACGAGGATAGCAGCGACGACGACTACGATGGGATTGGTATCGCTGGCAGCAGCATGGATGGAAGTGGTGATCCACATGCTAGCAACGGTGACGGCAAGAGGAAGACCCCGTGGAAGCGGTGGAGGAAGCCGGTGAAGGCGCGGTCACTCAAGTCCTTGATGTGATGGAGCCTCCGTGGTTGTAGTGGACGGGTTAATCAGCTAGCTTGGCTTAGCTTAATTCTTCTTTTATTCCGTCCGGTTTTGCTGTTGACTTGGTTGGTGGTACAAACTGCTTCGCTTTTTGCATCCTGATTTGCCTGCCTGTTCCATGGTTTGTCATCGATATCTTTAGCTGATCTGATCAGGGCAGGTTTCCTCTGTGTTTCGAAGCCGTCTTGGAAGGAACAACGTGGTTGTTGTTTTTGCGTTTTGAGATGCAGCCTGCAGCCTGTGTTGCTTTTGCCTGTTTGCGTTCGGGGTCGCGTACGAAGAGCGCGTTTGGGATGCAGCTGCTTCTCGACTAATTAAGCCGGCTGGTCGTTACATGTGGGTCACGTTACGCCGGCAGGAAGCAGATTAAGATTAAGTATAGTTTTTTCACGCACGTGCACAGAGGATTTGCTTAAAATTTGCGTGCGCGCCTACTCGGATCAGGCGTGGGTAATCTCGATAGATCCGATGCGACAGCTAACGGATGACGGACcggcggagcggggcggcgcGCCGACCGAACTCTCTTTCCACGCCGGTCGCCTCTACCTTCGTCGATTAGTCGTCAGGGGACCCCGCGGCGCGTCGTGCGAGCGCTTCATCCTCGTCTCGTgacctcgtcggcgtcggcatCGACCAGGACTCCAGGAGGGTAGAGAAgacctcgtcggcgtcggcatCGACCAGGACTCCAGGAGGGCAGAGAAGTCAGAGAGCCGGTCGAGGCCGCAAGCCCGCGACGCTGGCTGTCTAACCTTGggccgaccggcggcggcggtatcCTTGGCGGCTGGGTGGGCTGCTTTGCGGGCGTGGGACTGGGCCGGGATGCTCCGCAGAACTGGCTCGGCCGGGAAGTAATAGGTAGGGCCCGCAGCGCGCTCTGGGCCAtatgaaaaagaagaacagCTGAGTTGACTCTTTTTGTTTGCGAATAACCGACGAGTTGACTACTGTTGTGAGATCCTCATTGCATTGTTACGGTTATTACGGGTTACCTATCCGTACCTACGCTGCGAACTCACGCGCACCCTGGAAAAGTCGTCCTTTGCATGCCCACGACACGTGCTGTACGCCTGCGCCGCACGTGCAAAGCAGCACGGCAGCGCCATCGTCACAGCGCGCGCGCTCTCTCTTGAAAACACAGCATGAGCACATGATGAGGCCATGGGACCGAAGGAAGGAGAACACGATTTTTGCGTACAGTACAGTTTCTAAACCCTCGGCCAAATAATCGCCTACCAGGTAGCGTTACACCGAAGCGGCATCGGCGCGTCTCCGTTCGCGCATGTCCACCATCCGGCTGCACGTCCGGAAGAGCATGCACGCACACGCCTCGTTAAAGCGAGATGATGGTGTGCATGCCGAGTGCCGACAGGCCGCAGGCGGAATAGTACTACTACATGGCGACATCGGTCGCCTCACCGTACCATCCTTGCAATGCCGTGTCGATATGGACGGTGACGCCGCGTGCAGCGATGACATAGACCTACGGGCGCACGCAGAGTGCTCGCTGGGAAGCTGGTGATCTTGGGAGAGTTGTGCTGAGGCCGGCTAGCTCTAGCAAGAATGTCACCCCTACATCCTAACAAGTTGGAAGTGCCCGTACGGTGCTGCTGTCGGTGTACCAACTTTGTTCCTTGTTGGAGTAAGCAGCTAGGCATTCATGGTGTTTGGCAAGCAAATCTGCAGCTGTGGTGGCAACGCCTGTCGGCTGGTCACGGCTTCACGCTGCACAAGGCGTAATGCTTGCTTTGCTCATTGGCCTATGCGCATAAGGTATTTCATGAAATGCGTGTCAGGGGGGGGTCCACGTAGGCATCTAATCTAATCCTACACCTTAATGAACACCATTGGTAATGCCCTCCTTTGGCCCCAACATTATTAAGCACAGTAGTGGCACACGCGCCACTGCTAGCAATATGCACATCCCTTTGTGCAACAATCCTAAGCTTTACGAGATCATGTCCCTTCCACCGCACTGAGCCAAGATATTTTAGTGCCAAAGCAATTAGAAAAAACCTCGAGAAGAACGAGGCACGGCCAATGATCAATTCCCCCATTCCCATTGTCTGCTTTCGCATCAGATCCTGGATTCTCCCTGGAAAGGCATCACGGCATTCGCCCTGGTTCCAATCGTCTGCCGTCAGATGAACACTAGCACTACTACGAGTATGGAGTATATCAGCATCACAGCATCAAAAACGAGAAGGATTTGGACGCGACGCGAAATGCTGATGCAGCTACGCGCGGTCGTCGTATCAATCAGTTGGAGCAAGCAGAGGTTTcctgagcagagcagagcacggCCTTCAGGCCGCTGGCCAGGTCTCGCCGCCCTTCGCCCGCTTCTGGAACCCGCCGTCGTGCCCCAGCTCAGGCGTATCCTCCTCTGCCGACGCCACATCGCCCTTCGCGGTAGGGGGTCccaggccgccgctgccgtgctgctgctgctcgtgctTCCTGGGCCTGGGCTTGCGCTTGCGTGAAGACCACGCGATGTGGCGGTCGCAGAACAGGTACCCCGGCACCGCCGCGCCCTTGCAGCGCCACCGCTTGCCGTCGTTCCGGCTGCACCGGGCgccctgcggctgcggctgcggcttggGCACGTCGTCGTCCATCGCGCTGCTGCGTAGGAGGCAGAAAAGCGATTTCTCAGCTAACTCCATCCCAGTACCCCACCCAAGAGCCAAGATCTCGCAGGGGACACCTGAACAGACTAAAGAGGAGGCGGGGGTTCGGTTCGCACGCACCTATCgttggacgcggcggcggcggggacccgGTCGCCCTCTTCTTCCTGGACTCGGACCCCGGCGACCAGGATCACCCGCTTCTCGTCCGTCTCGTCCTCCTCGCGGGATCTCTCCTGCACCAGGAACGGCAGCCAAAAGTAACGGTGAGGCGAACACGGTAGGATGATCATCACCTGACCAATAGCAGCCCAAACCCCAAAGACCCGATGGGGAGCCGGCGTCAACGCTCCCAATGAATCTCCGATCTCGCCGGCGGGTGCACGCAGAGACACACAACGCAGAGCCACAGGGCAGCAGTACCGGTAACAGCAAGCGCCAGCATCTCACTCACCTTGGGGTGGTGCAGCAGTGGCTGGGAactcggcggcgaggcggagagcGCCGTCGCGGGCCCCGGGTCGGCGGCCCTGGCCGGGGTGCGCTTCCGGATCCTCATGGCCCCCCGCCGGCCTGCTCCGGAGATCGCGCTGGGTTGCCCCCCGCGcccgtcctccctccctcccacccaCCCTCTGTTCCCCCACGCGTCTCGCTGGCCTTGGCCCGATTGATCTGCTGCTGCAGTACTAGTAGAGAGTCCACCACTAATTTTCCCTAGCAGAGTAGCATACCGTCCGTCCGCTCGTACCCTTTTCTTTCCCCTTTCCCCGTTCAGATCGAGTCGAGACAGACGCGGTAAATTTGCGCCCCGCCTTCCAGTTCTGTCCCTGGGTTGAGGGCCCGTTTACGGTCTACCACCAGATGGCGACGGTCGCAACTTTCTCGCGGGTTCCGGCCCGTGCCGTGTGCGTGCGGACTGCAGCGAGGGGACGGGgaatgggaggaggaggacgacccTCGCCCGATCTTCCATTCTTCTCTTCTTGGCTGCAGAAGGGAATGTTCCGTTCGGCTGCGGCGGCAGGGAAGATCCGGTACTGGGACTCTGAGGTCTGGGTGATCGACCGGAGCGAGGCCGCGACGGGACCCGAGCGGCAGCTCTCGTGATGTCTACTGCGTGGTGGGCGGGTGGTGATCGCGTCTCGAGTCTCGACGGCGGGGTGGAGTCTACCCGTCggttgctgctgcctgctggcttTGCTGCTGCAGTGCGTTCCAGTCAGTGGGCTGGGTCGGTGAACGTGGACGCGGGGCCGTTTGGTGATTCTGTTGCCGAGTCGCGTGGCGTGGGGGATGCCTTTTTTCTGTTTTCTCCCTCGTCTGCTTTTTCCCGGGGAAGCGTCTGTCTGGTTTACTTCGGGGCTACTATACGCTGAACCGAGACTGAGAAAAGAAACAAGTACAGCACCGGAAAGTGGAATTCTTGTCGAGCATAAAAGGgcactttcctcttttttttttctctctggGTACTGCGCAGTGAGTATACGATATCAAGGAACAATACATGCGCCGATGTGCGGGGCCGGTCGTTACTCGTCAGAACCATCGCAACATCCGCGAGCGCGCCGGCCGCGAGCAGGCACCGCTCAGAACCCGGCGTCCAGGCGCGCGGCGCCGACCAGCGCGGCGCTCTCGAGGATGCGCTGGACGGCGCCGCTGGCGCAGGCGGCGCGCAGCCGACGCAGCGCCCGCCTGTACAtcgccgccagccgccaccGGAGGTGCAGCCGGCGGAGCGCCGTCCCCAGGAACCTGCGACGCGGCCTGACGTCGCCACCGAGCCTGGCCAccgccatcttcctcctcctcctccccttcccctgcAGCGCCATCCACGGCGCGCGGCTAGCAACGGCGTGGCCGGACACCATTTGCCGCAGGCCCCTCATCTCCTCTGCACCGGAAGCCGCCGTAGCTCACTGGTAGTTCTAGGTACTTGAGGGCgaacttttttgtttctttctggAAGGGTCAGTTGACAAGATAATGCTAATCAAGGAAGCTTGGATtagcgggttgatttgcggtcAAGGTCGTGGTGGGTGTGACTGGTGAGGTCAGCTGCGCTCTACTACCGAGAGCAACCGGCATCGCTGCATGAATCATACATGCACTGATCTCAGACAAGTTTGAACGCATCCAGCTCTAATCATACACCAACTTCTTCAACTAGATAGTACAGCTAATTGAATTGAGTAGATACTTGTTTTTCTCTGAGAGCAACCGGCATCGCTGCATGAATCATACATGCACTGATCTCAGACAAGTTTGAACGCATCCAGCTCTAATCATACACCAACTTCTTCAACTAGATAGTACAGCTAATTGAATTGAGTAGATACTTGTTTTTCTCTGAGAAAAATTGATAatagatgtttttttttgaaagggatAATAGATGTTGAAAGCACTGATCGAGATCGCTGGAACGTATCTCTCGACAGGTCAAGCCAGGCCTCCGTATCTCTCGCTGGAACCTGACTAGCCCACCCAGGATTAGGAAGGAAGGCTGGGCTCTGCCTCACCGTCATGGCATAGTGGCCCAGCTGGCTTCGTTGCCTCTTTTATTGTTGTTGCTTGcggtttcatttttttttgaaacttactTGCGGTTTCATTTTGGTAGTAGATCCCAAATTTCGTTCAAACGGTCCTCCAAACCGGACCAAAAGAAGCTAAATTCAGACGAAGGAGACCGTGACCTACTTTTAAATCGTCGAGAATTTGGCGGTATTTTCTGAGCTATCCTTGTCTCAGGAATTACTGCGTGATATTTTTGCCCAGAGGATCCTGGGCTCGCTCCGTCCCGGACCCATGCTTGATGTCTCCAGTGCTCGTGCTCGCGCACAGCACGCTCCATCCCACTGCCAAAAATGCGCGCGGGAAAACAGAACAGACAACGGCCGCAGGCGCAGCCGCGCACGGACACTGGCCCAACCGATCCGACACCGCGCTGGCGCGGCTCTCCTACAACCGTCGCGACGTCCGGGAAGCAGGATAAGCCAAGCCCGATAACGATAAGCTCTGGCTTCCGTCCTGCGGCCGTTGTCCGTTTCCTCCCTGTTtccgtccctccctcccctgcttCTCCCCCCTTATCGCCACCAtgctctccctctcccacccGCACACGcaccccgccgcggcgccgcggcaccagcgcgcgccccgccccgccgtcgCGGCCACCCCCGcgtcgtgccgccgccgcgccagccACATCGCCGCGAGCGCAATCctgctccccggcggcggcagcacgggcggccgcggcgaccggAAGCTCCCCTTCACCCCTCCCCCGATGGCTCCGCCGGGCCAGCTCTACcagcccttccacccgccgccgtccccgcttCCGTCCAAGTTCCGCACCCTCGACCTCACCCAGCGCCTCGAGGTCCTTCGCGAGCGCCTGGGCCAGTGGCACGAGTACGCGCCCCTCATCTCCGCGCTCTCCCGCGACGGCTTCACCCCGTCCTCCATCGAGGAGGCCACGAGCATCACCGGCGTCGAGCAGAACTGCCTCGTCGTCGCGTCCCAGGTCCGCGACTCGCTCCTCAGCGAGACGGCCGCGTTCCCTCCCGACCTGCTTCCCTACTTCGACTCCTACGGCGGGCCCGACCTGCTCTACGAGCTCCGCTTCCTCAACGCGCGCCAGCGCGCCGACGCCGCGAAGCACGCCATCGACTACCGCCTCGAGCCCAAGGGCGTGCGGGAGCTGGCGCGCTCCATGAAGGacttcccgcgccgccgcgcggtggACGAAGGATGGGAGGCCTTCGACGGCGCGTCCCCGGGGGACTGCCTCGCCTTCGCGCGCTTCCGCCAGTCGCGGGAGGCCATCGACGTGGATGACCGCATCGCCGAGCTCAACCGCGCGCTGCAGGTCGTGGCCACCGAGACGGCCAGGGCGCGTCTTGAGCTCGAGATGGAGCGCGCCAGGAAGAaggccgccggggaggaggtggaggagggcgaggacgaCACCGCCTCGCGACCCGCCGTCAACGTGGTGCGGCTCCAGTACGGCGAGGTCGCCGAGGCGTCcaccgtgctgctgctgccggtggTGAGGGAGACGGACGGCGTCGCGGCCATGGAGTCCGCGCCCAGGCGGACCAAGACGGACGTCGACCTCGGGATCGTGGAGGTGGACAAGGCGTGGGCGCGCTGGGCCGTCGTGCCCGGATGGGGCcccgtcgccgcggccgcggaggaggcggtcgcGATCGAGCTGGCCGACGGGCGCAGGCTGCCGTGGCGGAcggccgaggaggagccggTGCTGGTCATTGCCAACCGGGGCCAGAAGGAGGTGGCGGAGCAGGGGAGCTACGTCCTCGAGAAGGAAGGCCGGCTTGTGGTGGAGAGGGGGAGAAAGCTGGCTGAGCAGGGCATCACCGTCGCAGCCGCCGAGGTGTTGATCGTTGTCCGGCCGCCCAGGGATGAGGACGAAATGATCAGCGACGAGGAGTGGGACTAATTGGAGGGGTTTAGGAAGTTTTTTCTTGGAGATGGCAATTTTTTTCATGGGTAGAGTTTTCCCCTCTTCTCGTCACAGTTGATGAACAAGAGGAACGAACTGCCGCTTTGATTCGGTATATCCGTACATGTCATATAGGAACATTGTGTAGTCCCTTAGCCTTTGCATTGCTGGCTATTGTTTCGCCTCATTATATTTAAATAATATGATCACATAAACACATGCCATTGCTGAAAATATGCTTTTCCCTGTCTTACAGGACTTTCCAAAACCTTAACTCAATAGCAAAATGAAACTACATACTGGTACAAGGTAGTCATCTAAATCTGCAGTCAGAAGTCTCAGGACTTCAGGACATTGGCACATTGCCAGAGCTGCAATCTTGATCTTAACTTTGGGTCAGCTATAGCATCCAATTCTTCAAAGGCCGTCAGGGGCAGCCAAAAGGATCAGAGTTCTAAGTCTTCTTTCAGCGTACGTAAAGTAAAGATATCCCTCCGACCACCAACTGGGCAAATGCTGCAGCATGAGCATCGAGTACCTTAGGAATGCTCATGCTGTTGGATCAGAGTTCTAAGTCTTCTTTTCCCCTGTTGGAATGCCTCTTAGGAATGGAGTTCTTCATGCCCAGGAAGACGAAACGTGTCCGGTAAGCGCCTAATTCTACATTCAGAAGCTATTAGGAATCAATACAATGTGCGCCGACCCACCCTCAAGTGTGCTGCTTAAATTTCATGCAAACATAAACATTAGGAGTTTACTGAGTCGGATGTGCGAACCTGATGAAGAGCTGTGGAAATTTATTATTCTCAGTGTTAAAGTTGAGAAATGGTCGACAATACACGTGACAGAAGTGAGGCTAAACTGCAAGGAGAAAATGAATTCATCAGGGTAGTAATCATGATATGTATCACAATGACAATGATTAATAATGAAAGTTACACAAATTATAAGGAGAAGGCTGAAGGAGGATGGAATATATAGTTATATCAAAGAGTCTAAGTCATATACTAAGGTAATACTTTCACAGCAATCTCCAGGTTCATTACTAAACCAC encodes the following:
- the LOC101776741 gene encoding uncharacterized protein LOC101776741 isoform X1; this encodes MRIRKRTPARAADPGPATALSASPPSSQPLLHHPKERSREEDETDEKRVILVAGVRVQEEEGDRVPAAAASNDSSAMDDDVPKPQPQPQGARCSRNDGKRWRCKGAAVPGYLFCDRHIAWSSRKRKPRPRKHEQQQHGSGGLGPPTAKGDVASAEEDTPELGHDGGFQKRAKGGETWPAA
- the LOC101776741 gene encoding uncharacterized protein LOC101776741 isoform X2, giving the protein MRIRKRTPARAADPGPATALSASPPSSQPLLHHPKERSREEDETDEKRVILVAGVRVQEEEGDRVPAAAASNDSAMDDDVPKPQPQPQGARCSRNDGKRWRCKGAAVPGYLFCDRHIAWSSRKRKPRPRKHEQQQHGSGGLGPPTAKGDVASAEEDTPELGHDGGFQKRAKGGETWPAA
- the LOC101778113 gene encoding rubisco accumulation factor 1, chloroplastic-like gives rise to the protein MLSLSHPHTHPAAAPRHQRAPRPAVAATPASCRRRASHIAASAILLPGGGSTGGRGDRKLPFTPPPMAPPGQLYQPFHPPPSPLPSKFRTLDLTQRLEVLRERLGQWHEYAPLISALSRDGFTPSSIEEATSITGVEQNCLVVASQVRDSLLSETAAFPPDLLPYFDSYGGPDLLYELRFLNARQRADAAKHAIDYRLEPKGVRELARSMKDFPRRRAVDEGWEAFDGASPGDCLAFARFRQSREAIDVDDRIAELNRALQVVATETARARLELEMERARKKAAGEEVEEGEDDTASRPAVNVVRLQYGEVAEASTVLLLPVVRETDGVAAMESAPRRTKTDVDLGIVEVDKAWARWAVVPGWGPVAAAAEEAVAIELADGRRLPWRTAEEEPVLVIANRGQKEVAEQGSYVLEKEGRLVVERGRKLAEQGITVAAAEVLIVVRPPRDEDEMISDEEWD